The Elaeis guineensis isolate ETL-2024a chromosome 3, EG11, whole genome shotgun sequence region CCTCCATCTCAAAGGTATTGATATCCCACAATCACATAGCCCCCACATGTACTACCCTGCAATAATGTCCTGTCCACGAGGAATCCAAGTTACCGTGGAGGCATCCCTTTGAAGCAAACTAGACCCAAACCCAGTTGGCCCCTGCCATGCAcgaccatctctctctctctctcctctctctccatctGTGTGTGCGTGTTTCCTTAAAGTTTGTTCCCTATTTATAAATCGTTTCTACGATGCTAATTCCAAAGGTGAACGCTTGTACCCGCCAACACGCAGGGCGAGTAAGTTGTGGAAGTCATGTGATGATTAAAAGgtgaaaggaaagatggaatcaTATCCACCCTTTTTTAACTTTAGGGTTGCtggttcaataaataattttggcATCATGCAACGAGGCATACACTGCGTCGATCGATTCTAACGAGCGGTTTCTCATTTTATAATGAGATGAATCCAATTCCAATGCTGCACGTCGGCTCTTTTAGAGGATATGATGCTTGGCATTTCCTTGATTCAAGGGTACATATTTCAAGAACTGGTCATCATTAAAATAATCCCACATCTACCGGGACAAAGGAAGTTGTCCCTGAGAAGACTTATCGTTGAGTTTATGATAAGCCTCGTTGTTAGCATAAGATTCTCTTTTCACTATCTCTGCCATTATCATATTCAAAACTTTGGATTTTGTGACAAATGATCAAAAGATTTGTTCACATTTTGGCACATAATGATATGCATTTGAAGCATTCTGGTTGCTGGCACCACTTGCTGCAACCCAATCCACAACTATTTTGGCTCTGAATGAAGTttcaacatgatttttttttttgccatttatTCTTTTTAAACAAAGACTTGCACGTCATTGTAAACTTAACGTCAAAACTAATATTATAGAGACGCATTTGCAATAGCTGAACGATAGGTGGCCCGTTCTCTAGCTAGGTTATTTGGGAAGTTTTGTCTCTTCATCACATTTCTCTAGATACTTTCCAGGATACCCACGCAAATGTTGCAAACCAAATCCCCGGACATGGCTACAGCCATCCCAAGAGATTATTTGGTTGCTAGCGACTTTTGCTCAAGCAAATAACAATAAAATCTGAATCTCTATAAAACAGGCTCATAAaactatttttcagattttatggcctaTCAATTTTGGCAAaacaaattttataaaaataatcaaataattgTTTTGATAAAACTTATtcaatttggattttttttttttttaaaaattgtttAAGTAAAACTTATAGGCACTGCTATAGATATGGAAGGTCCGTGTAGTTTCTTGCcgataaaaggataaggtggcatGAATTTTAAAAGACAACTTTACCTCACCTTGGATCCTATGCAAAGAAAATCGATTCAAATTGGGTACTAGAAAATCTTTATGCAGAATGCTTTCTGAGTATGTTCCTTCAACatgctttttaattttttttttttaaaaaaaattggagataAGTGGTCCTACTTAAAAGGCAAAGTTAATTGGCCACACTCAAGACATCATCACGATGGACAACACTATTCCATGGACGTTCCTATTTGAAAAGGATTAGACTGTTTATCTAAGTTGGCATGTCACCTCATAGGACCTACCTATTTTATATTTGGTTCGACGTAGCGGTCACTCACCAATGTAGcatacctcaaaaaaatttaatcaatataTCAAAAGAGTGAATTAATAAAGGCATCATTTAAAACCTAACCAGGCTGCCCCATGTTCTCTAAGTTTGAAGAGAAATTATTCCCTGCATGTCCACAATTATAACTACTAGTTTACGATGCATCGAGGTACATACTTGATGAATGAGATTTACAAAAATAAGCAATTATGCTTTATGGTATATATAATTACATGGTGCATGTAGTATCAGAAACTATTTCTTTATCTTTAAATTAGAACAACTCCATCTTATGCAAAATGAATGGAGTGTATTCTATAATGGCCGTACAAAAATAAGATTCTCATATAGTCACATTCCATTAATAACTCAATCAGATGCTACTATAACGCAAATGAAATGACACAAAAATAAAGTTTTGCGTAACTAAGTTCGTGcatgaaaaaattaatatatattggtCCCATCCAAGACAAGGCAAAAATTAGACACAAACTTTCTTTACAATTAGTGCTATCTAAAATATTCAATATATGaacaataaaaaatagaaaatagaaaagaCATGAGAGCATAATTTTGCATTAGAAAAATTAAGAATCATTGGGCATCCGTATAAGGATGGCTCTTGCATTTCTAAAGTTTTCATTTGACATTGAATCATAAAATTTGGGATCGCGAAGATAATCTCATCGTCAAGCACGCAAGGAGGAGGGCTGGGGTATCGAGATACGATGATGGTGGTGGAAGGCAGAGGGGTGGTGGTATTAGCAAGAATGGGGCGAGGAAGAGGGGCAGCTTGTTCCTCAGAGTGGCATGGTCTAACTTGTAACCAAGGGAGTAAAAGAATCACATCAAGTTATACCTCACTTTGCTTTCCACCATGGTTCAAACTAAAATCGAGATCTGCTCGGTACCGAAACCTCTCACGGCACCCAAAACATATCATACAGTCCAAGATGGTCCGAGCTATTCTAAATCACACAAAACATGGACCTTAGAGGCTCCacttcaaccaaaaaaaaaaagaagaagaaggtttggCCCACTTCTCAAGTACAACTCATGTAGGATGACACGTTCCTTTGGAACACCACAAAGCGTTGAAGAAGAATTTCCAAGACCTAATGATCCTGTTGGTGGATGTctgtcaggacaccaccttccaagatccttCAGTACACGCGATGcacaggaagaaaaagaaacaaaacaaaaaaaaaaaaatcaaaatacgtagatcagccaaaaaGGGCTCGCTCcacgggcatgcaaacttcactatgaaaagaaaatttacaagaggaacctcacctcaacccttgtacacccattctctctcacatgaagttccctcacaaaagctctctctcttggagaccccctgaaccctgaagagcctggcgaccgctgtccaggagcctcctgctccttctctcacagcacacccgccctctctctcttcacgctGGTTCGTACGGCTGTACGATGAAAACCCGAGCCCCTTTCTTCTGTTCGtctcagggccttttaaaggcttaaacaaagGTTAAAACACGATTAaagaaggattaggaatcctaaacaaagccaaaaacccctccggaccgtcggatcaagaccgggagcgtcctcgacccttagatcgcgctccggtccacgaaatagggccgtggaccgcgagaatcgcGTGGGacctggtccacggtggaccggggcaagggccagcaggccgctgggacgcgcgtcccacgcgggcctgggcctgggacgcgcgtcccgcgcgggcctgggcctgggtcgcacgtcccgcgcgggcctgggtcccgcgtcccacgcgggcctgggacgcgcgtcccgcgcgccgccgccgcccgccgccggtcgccggcggtcctccgccgcctcgattctcgtgccgacttcaaaagctcgtatctcctccatccgagctccgattcaggtgatcttggtctcgttggactccattttcgcGCGAACTCGCTGTGGATCAATGGGCTGAATCtagaggcgtcaaatcctaacagatccCTTAAGCTGCGCACTCCATTTATTTATGTTTCTCCACACCATTGCTTTCCTTCTCTGAAGCGGATAAGTAATGAGGCTTCCACCGTTGGCAAATGAGTGAGGAGAAAGTTTGGCCTTGAAAAATACATTCAAGTTTGTGAGGAAATCTACTACTTGTTTTTTATGGATTTGGGAAAGTTGTGTTTTCTACTTTTGCTAATTCTTTTGATCACATCCTGTCATCCAACATACTTTGAACCACCACTTACAGAAAGGCATTTTTATCAGACATTTGATCTACCCAAGTGGAATTGGATTTCATACCGTCTTTCCCAACAAAGGTCCACGACCAATTAATCTATGTTAGGACTTTTAGTTGGAATTTTCCTCCTCATATGAGTTCACAAGTTTGTTTGTTTCTTTTAACactgaaatttgcttacaatccGTTTTGCAAGGGACTACTTTTGTAAAGTTTTGGCTATTACCTCTCTATGCAAGAATTTTCTTGATAATTTCTTGGCATCTCGTGGTTCTAGGTTGTATAGAGATTCCACTAAGGTTAAAGTGAGGTTAACTCCGAAGCAATCAAATTGAGTAGATGACAATAATTGAAGTAGCCTTGAAGCTGATAACGATACAGAAAGCAAGATAGAATTTGGATCCCAAGCAATTGAAAATGGGATATGATGATTATGAGGACAAGAGAGGGCTCGTGGCTTGAATAAATTGGTTTCCGCTCCTACGCAGGTAAGGTATTGTCGGTTTTAATCTATAATTGTTATGGCACAGAGCCTCATGATTTTgtctttcaaaaaatatttcatatagGAGAAAAAATTTCATTCCATATAAATCAGTTTTTTTGATTCACAATCAATATGAAACTAATGATGTCCTTCTTTATGTActataataatgaaaaaaatatttttgttattcgCTGGTGGCCTTTAGTTACATAAGAAGGTGCGTAAGTCGGAATAGATGGGTAAATGCATGGACAATCTCTATGAATCCGTCTTTTCTCATTCAATATGGCGTTGGGAGCATGTtctttcaaagatttttttttttttaaatgaaatgtTCCTTCAAGGATGACAAATCTAAGGAAGATAATAGTGCATCTGTCTTGTAAGATATTTTTATGTGTGGAGCCAATAATATGAATATTTCTCTCCTAACAAAgagatttattaaaaaaaatttatcaaaaatagatttataaaattgataaatttaaatgtaaaaaaaaaaatttctaataattttttgtaACTTGGCCGAAGAagaggaatttttttttaaactatataTAGCATTATTGGGATACTTTATTTGACATGGACCGGTGACCAGTCCTCAAAGAgtccaaaaataattatagatTCATAAATCTATCTATTCCGAAAAGAACAATTTTTTGTGCACTGCATGCAGTGCACAAAATTAAGTGCGCAGTGATTGGCTTGCACATGATTTCGGAGGCatcgattgaaaaaaaaaaattatcaacttCATACGGATCATCTCATGCGATGCATGAATTTTTGCACCATATATGatgcacaaaaaaaattatttttaaaaaaaatcaattggattaaaTCTACTAACTTGGTGGTGGATCAATCCAACCACAAATAAACATGCACAAACacacgtaaaaaaaaaaataataatacagaTGTTAGTTTGTGTTGAATCTGTCATTGACTGAACTGATGGGTTTAGTCTGATCCATTACTTTTTGTCCACCCCATGAATATGAAATTTTCGTATTACATTAATTTTACCCTCAGCTTTTAACTCATAGACCGGGGTTTTTCTTGATTGCTCCCGAAAGCGCTATCCCACCTACTCTATtcatggatttttttaaaaaaaatattatttttttaaatttaatttcaaatctatctctCATCCTAACTTATTTTCCATGGTATTTGGGCTGCGACGTGGCAAATtacattaaaattatattttaaatatacaaTTTTGTCACATCGCAGCTTAATCAgcccaaatatcatattttaagaaataaattgaaaTGAAGAACatgtttaatattaaatttaaaaaaaaataatattttaaaacaaATCCAACTCTCCGCCCCCTGCGGGACTTCGTTGTGGTAACACGTCCCACAATTAGTTGGAATCACTAAGCAGGATCTGATCTCCTGTTTTCTTACAAACACCGAACTATTTTTGACTAGCAGTGGATGACACGCGTCCAAATCTAAACTCCTGTACGACTGGTCCAGAAGCCGGAGATACCGTCCCGACGAACTCCGAAGTCGACGGGGTGGGCCCTGCGGCTAGCGGAAAAGGCCAGCTCTGCGGCCCAGCTCACCATTAATTCTCGTCTAATGGAGATTAGAagcaagaaagcaaagaaagattaAATAAAGGGTtctgaaatacaaatttgaaaaAAACCGGCGAAGGCCGGAATTTCTTGGTGTTTGCTCGGACGAACAAACCAAGACGCAAAACCGCTCCCCAACGGTCCCTCTCTCTCCCTATTTATAGGTCCTGGTGCGTGACTGTTGAGCACCGACGTCGTAAGACGGTCGGGTTAATCTTCTTGGGTTTTCGCCTTGATTCCAGGTACGTTTTCTGCTGAAATTTCTTCTCTACTTGCTCCTTTTTGGTTCGCTTCTATGCTCCTGCTTCTTTGTTGAAACTTTGTTCTTGATTGTTTttgtcgttttttttttttttttgcgatatTTTATCATTTTAGCCGGGTTTTGATGGCTAACAGTAATGACTGTAGTTGTTCAAGGTCAGTTTAGATCTCGTTCTTTATTCTTTTTATTGTATCTATCGCGTTGCAGCTTGATATGCAGATCCGAAAGTAGTGCGGCTGATTTTTCTTTCGATTTTTGAGCTATTCCTTTGTTATTGTTTCTTTGAGTGAACAAATCGGATTGGAGCGTCATAAAtaatgtttttgtttttgttttttgttttttttggccAATCTCTTTTTCTCCTCGCAATGGAAACGTAAATTAGATTCAAGAAACCAGTAATTCTTTTCAGAATTCATCCTTAGTTTGAGAAAGACTTGGTTAGTAAATCTAGCATCCATCCGGGGCAATCCCCATTTCATTAGCTCAATGCACCTTGGAGTTGAATTAATTCCATaacttcataaattttttcagaTAATTCCTGGAGTCTTTATCAATCCGAGATTTTAGTATCCGTTCTTGATTGCTGAAACCACTCAGCAAAGGGAAAGCAATGCATTCTAGTTGGAATTCAAAACCCTCGAATGATTAGATGTCGGGAATGATTTGGTTCAATTTGAGCTGTAGAAAACCCTAACAAGGGGAGGATGGCACGGACGGGGAGATTAAGGGAGCGGCTCCGGTGGAGCAAGCTCTACTCTTTCTCTTGCATCCGTCCCTCCGTGCTATTAGATAATGACGCTCCCCATTCTCTCCATGGTCCTGGCTACTCTCGTATTGTCTACTGCAACCAACCCCGAGTCCACCGCAAGAAGCCTTTCAAATACCCTACCAACTACATCTCGACCACCAAGTACAATGTCATCAccttccttccaaaagccatctttgAGCAGTTCCGGAGAGTTGCCAACCTCTACTTTCTCCTTGCCGCCATACTATCCCTCACCCCCGTCACCCCGTTCTACGCCATGAGCATGATTGCCCCTCTGGCTTTTGTTGTTGGGCTTAGCATGGCAAAAGAGGCATTAGAAGACTGGCATAGATTTATGCAGGACATGGAAGTTAATTTCCGGAAGGTCAGCATCCATAAGGGGGAAGGGCGGTTTGGTTACAAGCATTGGCAAAAGATTCGGGTTGGAGATGTTGTCAAAGTAGATAAGGACCAATTCTTCCCTGCCGACTTGCTTTTGTTGTCATCTAGCTACGAAGATGGGATATGCTATGTAGAGACTATGAATTTGGATGGGGAGACAAATTTGAAGGTCAAGAGATCTTTGGAGGTAACTCTGCCCTTGGATGATGATGAGGCTTTCAACGATTTTAGGGCTGTCATCCAATGTGAAGACCCAAATCCTAGTCTCTACACTTTTATTGGTAATTTTGAATATGAGCGGCAGGTCTACCCTCTTGATCCAAGTCAGATTCTTTTGAGAGATTCGAAGCTTAGAAACACTAGCTATGTTTATGGAGTTATCATTTTCACTGGTCATGACAGCAAAATTATGCAGAATGCAACAAAATCACCATCTAAAAGAAGCAGAATTGAAAAGAAGATGGATAAGATCATATATGTCCTATTTACACTTCTTGTACTAATTTCGCTGATCAGTTCAATTGGGTTTGCAGCGAAGACAAAGTTTGGGATGCCAAAATGGTGGTACTTGCAACCACAGAATACCACTGACTTTTATGACCCATCAAGGCCTATGCTATCTGGCCTCTTCCATCTTGTTACAGCTCTTATTTTATATGGATATTTAATACCAATTTCACTCTATGTATCAATTGAAGTTGTCAAAGTTTTGCAAGCCATGTTCATCAACCAAGACCTTCACATGTACGATGAGGAGACGGGAATTCCAGCACAAGCACGGACCTCAAATTTAAATGAAGAGCTTGGGCAAGTTGATACTATTTTATCAGACAAAACTGGCACTTTGACCTGCAATCAGATGGATTTCTTAAAATGTTCCATTGCGGGAATTTCATATGGTGTGGGTTCTAGTGAAGTTGAAATAGCTGCAGCAAAGCAGATGGCATCAGAAGCTTCTAATGCACCAGAGCAGCATGGCAGTGGTCAGGATTTCTGGGAGGATAATAGAGGTGGTTTTGGATCTTCAGAAATCGAACTGGAGAGTGGGATCAATTGTGCAATTGAAAAGCCACGAAAGCCTAGAATTAAGGGTTTCAATTTTGATGATGATCGTCTCATGCTTGGAAATTGGACCAAGAGCCTACTGCAGGTACCATTCTTCTGTTCTTCAGGATACTCACTCTCTGTCACACAGCAATTCCTGAGCCAAATGTGGAAACTGGTGGATTTACCTATGAAGCACAATCACCAGATGAGGGGACATTTCTTGTCGCAGCCAGGGAATTTGGATTTGAGTTCTGTAAGAGGACTCAGTCAAGTGCATTTGTCCAGGAGAGATATTCTTCTTCTAAGAACGCTACAGAAAGGTCATTAGCATAAAGCAATCTGTATGACAACCTTGGTGCTTTTCTTTGTGTCTCTTCGTAGAGTCTTGCCATCTTAATCTGTGAGTTTTTTTCCCTTTAAATTTCAATAGGGAGTTCAAGATTCTTAATCTATTGGAGTTCAACAGCAAAAGGAAGAGAATGTCAGTGATTGTGCAGGATGAGAGTGGGCAGATTAATCTTCTGTGTAAAGGTGCAGACAGGTATGGTATAATCCTATTCTTATCATTGGCCGCAATACTTTGGTGACTGGTAGATTTTGTGAAAGCCCGGCCCACTAAgccctgtaaaaaaaaaaaaaaaaaacaaaaacaaaaacagagcaggaagactcccgatcggagtcttcctcttcccccgtttccgatcaaaaatcggagtcctagggccattaaaagaccctaggacgaactctataagaaccccccctctcctctatgggtagacccttcagtcacgacgattgccggagatttttctccgatttttcgtttgaagccgcggcccctcgacctgtgctcgccgcgatttcacgccggtgggggtcaccggaggttgtggtaaggtctccttcctctccctctcttctctcccttctttcctgtgcctgtgggcacgattgccggcgacgggtgtcgccggattttgttggaaaagagaacctCTGTCCGGctcttttctccgattttccgacACCGACGGTCATCACCGACCGCCGGTACAGGCCCTCCGAACTCGGGGAAGGccgcccttgccgccggccaccgtcgggcaaGGGGTGGCCGTGAACGGCCGACGTGGGGAACGGAGACCtttaggtcccctgttccggccaaagaaggccacgggaaggaaaagaaaaagaaaaagaaaagaaaaaggaaaagaaaaagaaaaagaaaaggaaaaagaaaagaagaagaagaagaagaagaagaaaaagaaaagaaaaagaaaaatatatagtcaaataataataataataataataataaagaaaagaagaaaaaaaaaaaaaaaaatatataaaataataagaataaaaaaaaaatctctctccaagaaatcctatgaatcccttattaggctatcttcttcaCTTCTAGGGACCTATAACCTTAAATCGGGTTAGAGCCgaaggagagatttattggactgatcatcaaatcggtcatttctttatattatataattttattaaaaatatgaaatttattaatgatttaatattttaaataagactgtctgattcttttaaggaagattaaaaggtccaggacgatcgaggtaagtagatcttatgctccttatttattttaaatgatcatatttttatgcaaaaattgatattgatgaaatcataaattttcataaaataaggatcgacatatgtgatatgaaaaagcatgttttattacgatcattgatttcatgaatatgtcttatgaaaatagcatgaatttcattgtttttccatctatgtatatgtatgctttaagaaaaagatataatgatttcaaaggctctcagatggctatgaatgaatccctacgggaaggtcgacatccggagctagcatccacatgaaacatggccctgccaggggtataaagttggcacatgaattaagaactctgtcgattaagaaacatggcccttcacgggtataatagtgaccttagcacgaatatctgtgagcaatgttttgaaacatgacatgaatacatgatgaaaatgatttacgattcataattgtgaaatatacatgatttatgcatgcatgatgagcttataacttgttttattatatgcttatgaaatatttatttttgcaataattgttatttgctaaatgatgcattatcatagaaaacttatgcttgatccagtaaggaagcggaagtctacttactgagctagtgtagctcatattctttttgttttctctttcatgtacagagaaataaggctaggatcgaaggaaagagaatccaggcttggagatcagcaaagcaagtttagaaattttgctctaggaattcagtttatgtttatggattgtagtcattacgaattttaagacttggattattttatctctggatttagatgctctgaacagttttggtttaattaaataattgaattgaactttattattacatttatttgagaTACACCTGttatatatttaagaagatgaattttggcttcgtgttatcgtgggtccatcccttggtagcatggccgtgttatgtcccggatttggggcgtgacattttatggtatcagagcaataggtttaatcaaggatagaacttaaaacctaacagtAGTAGCTAGGTTACGcatagttagactctgacttaaattattaatgTACTTAACTCTGTTATAAAATAACGTAATAATGATTGGTatttgaataggaagcgatgagcgatagggagggcgagactttggcaaatatggccgctaggacaagaggagcaagaCTGACGTCACGAGGAGCTGACAATCAACCAGCTGAGCGGGCTCCTGACGCACCGGCCACACAGGCGgacattgctggtgtatgtcaagtggtggctcagcttattcAGCAGCAGGCACAAACTGCTCTTCGaccgacattatctatggagtcatactacgagagattcagaaggctcaacccacctctatttgagggtggatctgatcctatggctgcagagacatggattcgagagatgaaaagatgtttgatgccctgcaataccctgagaatgtgaaggtccgattagccattcctatgttaaaagaaaatgccgagttttggtggactgcaataaaagctgcctatgggaacaatgatgatcagctcacttagaagaattcaaagagatattttatgatcagtactttccggggacaatgagattggtaaaagaaaatggtttctagccttaaagcaaaaggatgatatgacggtGCTAGAATATGCTAACAAGTTTAATGAGTTAGGCCGCTTCTGCCCCCAACTAATGGaattcgaaaggagtaaagctaacagatttgaacaaggtctaagatatgAATTCAATCccgtctgtcttctcatattttcaataactacaaggacgtactggagctagctttgaaagtggaatctgaattgaaaagagcagaactagaaagaggagataagaagagaccgagatcagcaggaaatctaaaggatcagcagaaaaatttcaaaaataataactctgataagaagaaagaatcttcatcctgctcctactgtgaaaaaatcacaatggatcttgtctcaagaggattggagcatgcttcttatgtggtgaaaaagacatatggctcgtgattgcccaaataagaaaagagatgactctagatctaacaaaccagttgatcaaaaacaaaaaggaaacgcacgagtgtttactttaaaccagcaggaggccaatgcaaataatcaagtggtgacaggtattatcccagtcaattctatttatgctcgtgtgttattcattctggctcttcacactcttttatatctctcaagtttgctacttctttgaattgtgtgcctgaaaactaaatgaaccattatatgttagcacaccttttaaaaatattgttgttgctgacattattttcaagaattgcataatccaaatagaagaaaaagaattagcagcagatttgattcagctaaatatgtatgattttgatgttattcttgggatgaactggttatcttcataccatgcacatattgattgttttggaaaaagagtggtatttcaaattCTGGATGAACCgtaattcttctttcaaggcgaagttcataataaggaatccaaacaatctttgggtattatctcaatcatgaacgcaagaaaagtttaaggaaaggatgcaaagcatttttggcccacgtaatagacgtcgagaaggaaaagataaagttggATGAGATCCCAATTGTTAAggaattttctgatatttttccagATGAACTACCCGGATTGCCCCCAGAGcgaggttgaatttaaaattgatatcaccccaGGAACCGGGCCTATTTCAAAACCTCCTTACCGGATGGCTCccgtagaattacgagaattaaaggatcaactgcaagaacttttgaataaaaagtttgtccgaccaagtacatcaccctggggagctcctgtgctatttatgaaaaagaaagatgggagcatgcaattatgcattgactatcgggagttgaacaagTAACCATAAAGAACAAATATCCTCTTCcacgaatagatgacttatttgatcaacttcagggtgctCGAGTTTTCTCaaaaattgacttacgatcaggctatcatcaactaagaattagagatgaagatgtacctaagattgcatttagaaccaggtatggccattatgaatttttagtaatgccttttggactaaccaatgcaccggctgcttttatggatatgatgaacaggattttcaagccgtatctggatcaattcgttgttgtttttattgatgatatcctagtgtattctaaaaatatagagaaCATGAGAGACATCTGAGGAT contains the following coding sequences:
- the LOC105040448 gene encoding LOW QUALITY PROTEIN: probable phospholipid-transporting ATPase 4 (The sequence of the model RefSeq protein was modified relative to this genomic sequence to represent the inferred CDS: inserted 1 base in 1 codon): MARTGRLRERLRWSKLYSFSCIRPSVLLDNDAPHSLHGPGYSRIVYCNQPRVHRKKPFKYPTNYISTTKYNVITFLPKAIFEQFRRVANLYFLLAAILSLTPVTPFYAMSMIAPLAFVVGLSMAKEALEDWHRFMQDMEVNFRKVSIHKGEGRFGYKHWQKIRVGDVVKVDKDQFFPADLLLLSSSYEDGICYVETMNLDGETNLKVKRSLEVTLPLDDDEAFNDFRAVIQCEDPNPSLYTFIGNFEYERQVYPLDPSQILLRDSKLRNTSYVYGVIIFTGHDSKIMQNATKSPSKRSRIEKKMDKIIYVLFTLLVLISLISSIGFAAKTKFGMPKWWYLQPQNTTDFYDPSRPMLSGLFHLVTALILYGYLIPISLYVSIEVVKVLQAMFINQDLHMYDEETGIPAQARTSNLNEELGQVDTILSDKTGTLTCNQMDFLKCSIAGISYGVGSSEVEIAAAKQMASEASNAPEQHGSGQDFWEDNRGGFGSSEIELESGINCAIEKPRKPRIKGFNFDDDRLMLGNWXQEPTAGTILLFFRILTLCHTAIPEPNVETGGFTYEAQSPDEGTFLVAAREFGFEFCKRTQSSAFVQERYSSSKNATEREFKILNLLEFNSKRKRMSVIVQDESGQINLLCKGADSIVFERLSKHGRMYEDDTSKHLNEYGEAGLRTLALAYRVLEESEYSAWNAEFIKAKTTMGPDREAQIERVADMIERDLILVGATAVEDKLQKGVPQCIDKLAQAGLKIWVLTGDKMETAINIGFACSLLRQGMKQICISTINCDLVTQDAKRAVKGNILMQITNSAQMIKLEKDPHAAFALIIDGKTLSYALEDDLKNQFLSLAVDCASVICCRVSPMQKALVTRLVKEGTGKTTLAIGDGANDVGMIQEADIGVGISGLEGMQAVMASDFSIAQFRFLERLLVVHGHWCYKRIAQMICYFFYKNIAFGLTLFYFEIYTGFSGQPVYDDWYMLLFNVILTSLPVISLGVFEQDVSSEVCLQFPALYQQGPKNLFFDWYRIFGWMGNGLYSSLIIFFLNINIFYDRAFHAGGQTADMAVVGTAMFTCIIWAVNMQIALTMSHFTWIQHLFVWGSIATWYVFLVAYGESSPLISGNAYQILPEALGPAPVYWVATLIVTASCNIPYLAHISFQRALNPLDHHVIQEIKYYKKDLEDQHMWKRERSKARQETKIGFTARVDAKIRQLKGKLQKKSSTLGIQMVS